The genomic region tcatgtcaacctcgaaagaatgatcatgtagagaatgaacaagagggtcagagtgtgccctcgcaacaatcgaagaaggatcatcttcatcaaagagaagatgtatgtcatcaatgatgtctcccaagtttgcaatgtaggattccacaaacaaacctgcaatatctgtcatgtaatcatcccatgaatctgaagctggaagacaatgtatatcctgctgcactgaatcacatgaaggcaaaactgtcgcactatctgcatcatcaggtgcaataggtgatgcgatatcaatatgagaagatgaagtacaagactcaagaactgggttacatgtgagaatccccatgttcaagtgtccaaagttctcctcaaaatctgaatcatcagaataagtgtgatcaacatgtgtagaatcatcaaatgtgaaatcatcatcatcaacaaaatctgaaaaggagtataaccgagatgcatgatcaaccaccccagttgcaatgatagctctagtctccatgtctctaataaaaactgagtcaggtgtgaactccacaactctcttagttgcgccatgtgtgatttgatagatagaaaggagattgtttgtcaagtggggtacacacaacacatcattgaaggagttgtccccaatgtcaatagatcctttcccaatcacatccatgtatgtatgatttcccatcaaaatctgaggcatggtgcaaggctcaaatgtagagaacatagactgtgaagatgccatatgatgagaagcccttgaatctagaagccatctctctgaagtatgatttgttgtagcacatagagcttgtccttttcttgttccaaaagagtgagtctttccacttgtagaagccatgaatgcttgcccttttccttttgaatgtgaggaagtggaagttgatgaatcatccttcttgtagactttaggtaaatcaatgttatgctttttgatgatatgtgtgagctcatcaatcttcttagtatggcaacgatgttcctcatgaccaatgtttttacaataagcacaagtaggtctctctctctttggtgaattatctttcttggaagaagatgaatctccttgttgtggagaagatgatgctttatccttaggctttgattgccatttcttcttgtttgagttgtcctttccttgatttcctttgtttccttgatttgccactaatgcttgagacttagaagaagccttaagaatgcccatgcttatcaacttagtttgttccatcatcaacatttcattgaaagcatcaaatgtaggcattttgtagcttgaacccattgtcatcctatgagtttggaaactagaaacaaatgctgcatattcttgtggaagcttgcctatcaagttgaatatcaattgagtatccttcttatcaatgccacaatctttgagttgtgccctcaactcatttgccttagtgacataatcttgtatagtatcaaagttcttgggatctaacatggtgagatcactatcaatttgatatcccctaatctcatcaacttgaccatacaagtcttgaaacttttgccaagcatccttgattagagtacatttctcaatatgaaaaatgagatcctttgatacatactttcttaaggtaccaattgccatgatatttttagtgagccaatctaagtgaccaactggatcagccttaggatcagctggagcaacaatagttccatcaatgtaatgagtgagtcctttttccataagtttactccatgcatcaattttccaagtagcataattatgaggagttaagagaggaaacttagaagaacccatagcagcaaaaaggaaagaatacaagagcacaaaagcacaagagacaccccccaaattcaatcaatcaaagtacccccccaaaagtgatgattttggcactttatacttagtgcgattacaatgagccacttgcaaaacaaggcaaagtgggcttatgatgcaaattttacaactttccaaatgacatacaagagacttcaatcaataatgcaatgaatctaactgagattcaagcaaatatacaagtaccaagagagccaaaaaaggccaagatctgaaagtacaatttctacttacaatgacatcaatctgatagcatcatgtgaaagtagatgaaaaaatacgcactttcaaaaaaaacggcacctaaaaaggaggtcggatgaccccaaacgaagcctctgaagttgtaaaaactgggattactcagggacagtcaccaaaaactgcattttctgaaaaatccgtgcatcaaaatcaaaaaattctttcaccactgcggagagcacgaaattctagcccatttcaaaaaaaattgcacccaaaaaggagcaaaaatgagcaagttatggccatttgaagttgaactgcaaaatcaaaaatgcaaatgagagggggtcaaaaaatttccaaaccctgctgatgtggcgctgacgtcagcaaaacactgtgttaaatttgacggccatatgaccgtcgccaaaacttcgctgcctggctgactgggcgtccgtaccgtacggacagatTATGTGCCCTGTTGACTGTacgttccgtactgtacggaatgatGACGTAGCAGGGCGATGTGGCTGCTGGTGTGGCCGTACGGAGCGATGATGTGTCGTACAGTTTTCGGCGTGGCTGTGCTGACGTGGGATCCGTGTGGCGGTCTGCGTGGCGGTTCCCGAAGACCGAGGGTCGGAGCGGCGCCGGTGACGTGGTGGAGCCCGGGAGCGGAGCTGGAGGAGCCGCTCAGGTGGCGGTGGCGGTTACTGCTCGGGCGCTGTGTGGAGAGGTGGCCGGGAGTCTGGGCGGAGCCGGGGGCTTGGCGCGGGCGGCGTCGGGAGGCCGGGGAACCTGCGGACGACGGGCGGAGGGACGAGGTCGGCTGACAGGCGGCGGCGAGACTTCGGCGCAGGGGACGAGGGACGGCGCGGTCTGCGGGGACGCGGGAGGTACAGCCGGCGCGACAGACGGAATCTGCAGACTAGTACCTGCGCAGGCAGGTGGGTACGGagcacggggggggtctgcggaccccccaatcaaatttttgatttttttttttgatttttcacttttgcttttcaatttttttcgatattttcgaatttttttttttcaatttttcaatttttttgattttttgaaacaattttcagagaaatgaaatttttttttgtttttttgaaaaatatatataaatattcgaaaaatccgtacgataagcaaaattggggaaaaaatttttcctcaccaaaataggccaactttataaccaaaattcatggaaacggccttccggacgcaatggcgaggtcggatctggtctaggacgcctccaaatgatgatgctcctcagatctgcctctttacatcacaataatgcctcttcaagacgaatcaatgagactccaatagctctgataccatgttgaattttgccaagatcaagaagtcattgaaatgtacatgaaagagacataatatgggacaagaataaactgtattctcatcaatagaaaatgatcaataatcaactggattatctttgttacatacaatgtagatgagcctgcatatataggcaaggctagggatatgtatgagcccacaaatatgacatgtggctcaataagaaacaagggtaggtaggaaataggtgtgggtaggtaggagaaataatataatattccacatgaggtggatcacccaccgaaggtggaattatcactccacaataagtggatatgatagtgtaataacaagatcaacaccataagaggtggaattcctcctacacacactatcccaatgtggcacaaacacccaagtgtctcatatccaaactactatgaaatgcattatcctaagtaaacttaagtaagtgtaataatatccatgatgaataattatttacaccaacagtaatgATTCTAAGAATATGAATGCAatggatccttattgctccaaaatgggagatatttataggaattccaaggccaaagctgagatgaaaggaatcaatggtccagatctgatctgaagatatcaagggccaagattgaggaagttggagaagaggttggaggaagggacacttgtcatctctatggtgacaagtgtcaaggagcctttctcatgagagggaaagtgtccaagggaggagacatgtggcaaaagtgccatgtatcTCAAGGGGAGAAtgtccacaccataggaggttaggatgtgcaatatAGGATagggttagaagttaggaggcatgtggggaatttgaatttaaaaattcaaataataggaaaaggataattaactttcaacaactcataaattgatttgttttaattaattaggggattagaagaaatgaatttaatggggggggattaatcaatttagattaattaatcaaaggggactattgaaatgaacctattaaataaatccttagatttattaataagtagatgaatgggagaatttaatcaaattgctaatgaattaaattaggaagggggattaattaaataattgcttattcaattaattatcttcagaccatttttagctGTATACAGTTAGATAGAAGAAAAAGGGatattaatcaaaccttagtttaattaataggtggataattgataattaaaaaaataaaatatatttaattaagtgtgcagatttaggtgtctacaccaagtAGCCCATTTCTTCGCTTTTCTAGAACAATCCCACCTTTGCATGCCCAAAAGGGCTACAAGAGTAGCACAAACAATGTTAGAAACATAATTGTCATTGAATTAAAATATTGATCTAGTAATGCTCGATACAATTatgagatttaatgaatccatgagaggaggttaagccatgtcgcaaacccaaACATTGCACTACACACCACAATGAGACCAAGGACACACACCTTACAACAATACCCCCagcgcaagtgaggggtttgaatcTATGACCTAGGctttaataccacttgttacaaataTGGTTGTTGTTGCAataaaagatcgacctgttaatgcccaatacaactatgagatttaatgaatccatgagCAACAATTAATCTATGTCGCAAACCTGAGCAttacactacacaacacaaggaggccAAGAGTGCATACCTTTGCAGCAAACTATGTGTCTAAGAAGAGAGAACCAATACCTTCTAGGGTTTTCACACTGTAACATTGTAAATTACACCCTATACAATTCCACGTCACAAAAACATCTTCACTTCAAGCCGATTGGGAACATTCATCGCttatttgtccttttgtccacatggACTGCCTTATCTTTTATCGATCATATTGACTTGTTGACCTATGGACTCTAGCACATCATGGAGACATTCAGGCACCATGCCAACATCCCACAAATCTATCAACCtgtaggtggtcatttgagcattataCCTGCACCTGAAAGAGTTTGTAACGTCTCTATCCATGGCCGCCAATGTTGGGATTTACTTTGGAGGCTACGTATCATATATTTTTGTAATTGGAAAGGATTCTTGATCATTCTTGGGAAGTAACTTGAGCTCCTAGCATCCATTATCTTCATCATACACAAATTTTCCAACATTTGAAGACCACCATTGTTGCAACTTCTTGAAGAACCTatgtgttagacaattcaaataaccggaagacaactaagaggggggggggggggtgaatcggttgtcacagattaccagaacatttagcaattaaaactttaataccagaacccaaaacattaatatggAAATACTTAAGCCAAAtatcagaatagtagttaaaccaattaagcataaacaataatcagagaataaataccatccacatgacaccaaaatttatatgtggaaaacccgataaagggaaaaaccatgacgggaagcctacccacagttagataatacttctgcagtaagtatgtgaattataattgaggggcttgcacttgcaggaaggctaacaacctagagcgcattgctcatcacaaaaggagtctcactgactacatagaaatccagactacaattcagaataatgaatgaactgcaaagataacatctcctatgcctgagtacagttccgattaagctcaataccggaggactaaatcctcttacatatacccaatttgatctccaatgatcgaccaaatcctttgcctaaatgatattacattattttcacattacatattcatatcccattccatgaccatatcatctacaatgagatcttacataatatatatacaaaccctcgatcataaacaataaggtcgaccaccagataataaaccaattacataattacaaaacatgtcggccttagaccaaacaaataatatccaactcataagacatcccaaaaacacatcgagaggtccaatccacacgttatattaagccggtccataacctagatcaacctggacccaatataggtccacacgctaaagcaatgatctcaatccaccaagtcttgaacatgatcaccatcaacatcctgaatccataccagaatctataccaacaccacttatgcatatcatcaaagatcttcaacaaagatctatcggtgaaaccctcgccgaaaccacaaaccaagcttccaagcaaacaagataacatccgatcaccagaccaaaaccaactgactaaatatgaacatgactagcatgaataagccaaatccataatcaaaacataccagagcatgccggatcatgtcagatccaaaccaaccaaaaaccactcaacctatcgggaccagaagggtgctggtaaagcatccaaaacaactagtgttgacatcaatgacaaaaaatcaatgcaacacataatcaatttctttgaatggccaacaatctccccctttggcattgatggcaacactaaatgtgaaaaacatctaagtaccaagaaatggcaaacaagtctcccccaatggaagacaaccaacaatctcccactcaaagatatagcaatgaatatCTAAAATAAAggccaaactccccctttgaataatatctctgtaaagctctaaattacacatatatctcccccctaatgtatacaaatccttaaatttttcacatcaatatctctccccctttgacatcaatgccataaatctgacacaaatatcaaagcaaaaacataaatcactaaaacacaaagctaactactccccctgagcagtagcatccccacatcagtgttggaatgaataatatctttgataatacatATCGAACTGATGCCAAAAAGAATCAATCAATTCTCTGTcggaaggggcagaaacccctaacttgtctctcaggtactcaaatggttctttaggaaaatgtttagtgaaaatctctgcaatctcctctttagtgttcacataaaccaatctaacttcattttcttccacctcctcCTTCAaatagttatacttgatagatatgttctttgtcttagagtgaagtaccagattctttgatatgtcaatagcagtagagttatcacaatgaataactactggtccagtgcgatgcactttgatatccttcaacatttgtttcatccataaaacctgtgtacagttagtagtagcaacaacatactcaacttcagtagtagataaagaagtacatgattgtttcttgttgatccatgaaaccaacttctttccaagaaagaaagctccaccaaaagtgcttttccagtcatcaacatcaccagcccaatcaacatttgtatatgcacaaaaagtaaagtcatcatcgtcaaggtaccacaaaccatattctgatgtaccttgcaagtatccaaAAATTcatttcaccacactctcatgattttctctaggatcactctaaaatctagatgcaatacaaacaaaatatattatgtcagacctagtctgagtcaaataaagcagacctccaatcatagatttgtatcttgtaggatttaccgatgcagaaacatatttccttgtcaatttatcacttgtaatcataggagtacttaccagtttagaatctcccataccaaatttcttacaattccctagcatacttagtttgatagatgaaaatacctttatcagtctgagttaTCTACAAacgtaagaaaaatttcatttccccaatcatagacatttcaatttccttctccatgttcttagaaaattccatgcacaacttatcttcacctccaaaaatgatgtcatcaacaaataattcaataattagtatatcatcatcagtgaccttataatataaattactgtcagcattacccttagtaaatccaagcttcaaaagatatttatccaaccttgcataccaagctctaggtgcctgttttaatccatataaagctttccttaacctgcagaccatgtttgtatcatctgaaagtaaaaaactaccaggttgctcaatattaaattcctcatcaagatccccattcaaaaatgcacacttaacatccatttgataaaccttgtagtttttatgggcatcataggcaagaaataatcttacagcttcaatcctagctacaggtgcaaaagtctcaccataatcaattccttccttctgagaatatcctttacaaaccaatatagactttattcttacaacttgaccatcctcattcaatttattcctaaaaacccatttagttccaataacattcttatttttaggccggggaactaaagtccatgtgctattcttctcaatctgatctgattcttcttccatagctttcaaccaacatttatctttacatgctttaattactgataccggttcaacttgagaaattaaatatacctcattagttgccaatcttcttcttgtcatcactccattgttcttatccctaatgatttgatcttctgaatgattcaatctcacatacctaggagtcttctgactctctgttcctcttaccagttcttcagttattgttgaattttctaatactgtcggagtaactagttcaacactttgttccggTAAAGATGCTactggttcaaatataatcatttccactgccggttcttgctcataaactctgatttgacttctattcagctcatccaccttgacattagcactctccacaattctctacaatctcttgttataacagctatatgccttgctttcattagaataaccaataaatatgccttcatcacatctaggatcaaatttgccaatgatatcatctctcctcatataacatttgtagacacttaaaaataattattttaattatttttaattcctcgcataattaattaattaattatgttaattcaaattcctctcaatattaattaaatataattaatattgtcactatagcatatgattgatttatttaataaatcaatccctttctttattcttctaaaaaaatcaaatcctcacaaatcttcctcttagctaattaatttcaattaattagttaacctacacgaTTCCTACAAATcgtcttcttaattcattcttctagaaactccctaaactcacttaacattattctactaattttttattccctccactcattctctctcctagtcaaattctcctacaaatattaatcccacctaacatttcctctaatccccctcctaatgagtcgttaatgattaatcatcaagattagtcacaaagtcaactccttgcttttaaataatcttttcctaggtgaatgtaagatttttgaaatctcacattcctccaggtatcccctctctcaaggaatttttaattcctttttttcctccaatccccataatattCTTTTtgggagtgtggagatacgaaatgcctttaaggcatatttcttggtctcca from Cryptomeria japonica chromosome 3, Sugi_1.0, whole genome shotgun sequence harbors:
- the LOC131873943 gene encoding uncharacterized protein LOC131873943 — its product is MDVDDINPNPEVLYTIDVDTQKVNIVVDIDTTGGVGGEGDEGSESKETSEEEGSSEETESKEEGEEVMGGMGGVGYDDEEDEEDEDPQPLGDVAAGVAVRSDDVSYSFRRGCADVGSVWRSAWRFPKTEGRSGAGDVVEPGSGAGGAAQVAVAVTARALCGEVAGSLGGAGGLARAASGGRGTCGRRAEGRGRLTGGGETSAQGTRDGAVCGDAGGTAGATDGICRLVPAQAEFAIEWGISDPSQLS